The proteins below are encoded in one region of Oncorhynchus nerka isolate Pitt River linkage group LG15, Oner_Uvic_2.0, whole genome shotgun sequence:
- the LOC115120308 gene encoding mucin-2-like isoform X9, translating to MTLFIPDMAGRLFLLILLFDTFQYLKAKDLPQPSLTVIPAVIKERDSVQLNCQTPPSVSECYFKMEGQVEFTLPSPCQQTLTGTLLVRWTGQSSPAEVKIQCQYNATGSQFRSIYSEPSTVTIQDIPQLTVSSTVIRETESVQLSCETPPSLPVSHCYFNIEGGKNLPDSLCTQTITGTELLKRSGPTFPAVVKVTCYYTVWKSHTSPFSDPVSVTVQDIAVNFEGYFNIICLIPGSVSPYTTCNLYVGEESQPSFTEKMWKDKIKDLVGVHISDPTTIQTPSIAVGLTPGPRSTLPPSTTVSPTEDTTVTPTTTSTVCCTLTTDTPASPTERGQSSTESEVESNSQESILLGQLWQAAVGVASGVGVFLVGLTAVCLCRRTNKTNSQRPTARQDDHSQCDLVMGAMSSAGMMDSRDAGIYSLITSVPSMFLPSGPVQQSANEDADSENAGVYSLITSVPSTTLPLEKTNSQRPTARQDDHRQYDLVSMGVVSSGVMVDSGDAGIDSQITYVLYAFMPSGPVDVDTQAFANERWLPSGTASQC from the exons ATGACATTATTCATCCCTGATATGGCTGGTCGTCTGTTTTTACTCATCCTCCTTTTCG ATACCTTCCAGTACCTCAAAGCCAAAG ATCTTCCTCAGCCCAGTCTAACAGTGATTCCTGCAGTCATCAAAGAGAGAGACTCAGTTCAGCTGAACTGTCAGactcctccatctgtctctgagTGTTACTTCAAAATGGAAGGGCAAGTAGAATTCACCCTTCCATCACCCTGTCAACAGACACTCACAGGAACACTACTGGTGAGGTGGACAGGTCAGAGTTCACCAGCTGAGGTCAAAATACAATGTCAGTACAATGCTACAGGTTCACAGTTTAGATCCATATACAGTGAGCCTTCAACAGTCACAATTCAGG ACATTCCTCAGCTGACAGTGAGTTCTACAGTCATCAGAGAGACAGAATCAGTTCAGCTGAGTTGTGagactcctccatctctccctgtgtctcactGTTACTTCAACATAGAGGGGGGGAAGAATCTTCCAGACTCATTGTGTACTCAGACAATAACAGGAACTGAGCTGCTCAAGAGGTCTGGTCCAACATTTCCAGCTGTGGTCAAAGTGACGTGTTACTACACTGTATGGAAGTCTCACACATCTCCTTTTAGTGACCCTGTCTCAGTCACTGTTCAGG ACATTGCAGTCAATTTTGAAGGGTACTTCAACATCATCTGTTTGATTCCTGGATCCGTCAGTCCTTACACCACCTGTAACCTGTATGTTGGAGAGGAGAGCCAGCCATCCTTCACAGAAAAGATGTGGAAAGACAAAATCAAAG ATCTGGTGGGAGTTCACATCAGTGATCCAACAACTATACAGACACCTTCTATAGCAG TGGGTTTGACTCCAGGTCCTAGGTCTACTTTGCCGCCCAGCACGACAGTGAGTCCTACAGAAG ACACCACAGTGACACCAACTACCA CGTCGACTGTTTGCTGTACTTTGACCACTGACACCCCAGCGAGTCCAACTGAAA GAGGTCAAAGCTCCACAGAAAGTGAAGTGGAATCAAACAGTCAAGAAAGCATTCTGT TGGGGCAATTATGGCAGGCAGCAGTGGGTGTGGCTTCTGGAGTGGGCGTGTTCCTGGTAGGTTTGACagctgtctgtctctgcaggagGACCA ACAAAACCAATTCTCAGAG acctacagccagacaggatgatcacagCCAAT GTGATTTGGTGATGGGAGCTATGAGCAGTGCAGGCATGATGGATTCAAGAGATGCTGGGATCTATTCTCTCATCACCTCTGTACCGTCCATGTTTTTGCCCTCAG GTCCTGTGCAGCAATCTGCAAATGAAGAT GCTGATTCAGAGAATGCAGGGGTCTACAGCCTGATCACTTCTGTACCATCCACAACTTTACCATTAG AGAAAACCAATTCTCAGAG acctacagccagacaggatgatcacagACAAT ATGATTTGGTGTCTATGGGAGTGGTGAGCAGCGGAGTCATG gTGGATTCAGGAGATGCTGGAATCGATTCTCAGATCACTTATGTACTGTACGCATTCATGCCCTCAG gtcccgttgatgtggatacaCAGGCATTTGCAAATGAACGT tggctcccgagtggcactgcatctcagtgctag
- the LOC115120308 gene encoding mucin-2-like isoform X3 encodes MTLFIPDMAGRLFLLILLFDTFQYLKAKDLPQPSLTVIPAVIKERDSVQLNCQTPPSVSECYFKMEGQVEFTLPSPCQQTLTGTLLVRWTGQSSPAEVKIQCQYNATGSQFRSIYSEPSTVTIQDIPQLTVSSTVIRETESVQLSCETPPSLPVSHCYFNIEGGKNLPDSLCTQTITGTELLKRSGPTFPAVVKVTCYYTVWKSHTSPFSDPVSVTVQDIAVNFEGYFNIICLIPGSVSPYTTCNLYVGEESQPSFTEKMWKDKIKDLVGVHISDPTTIQTPSIAVGLTPGPRSTLPPSTTVSPTEVSTVTCAFTPDTTVTPTTRLTSPLTPSRAVNPSSASTVCCTLTTDTPASPTERGQSSTESEVESNSQESILLGQLWQAAVGVASGVGVFLVGLTAVCLCRRTNKTNSQRPTARQDDHSQCDLVMGAMSSAGMMDSRDAGIYSLITSVPSMFLPSGPVQQSANEDADSENAGVYSLITSVPSTTLPLEKTNSQRPTARQDDHRQYDLVSMGVVSSGVMVDSGDAGIDSQITYVLYAFMPSGPVDVDTQAFANERWLPSGTASQC; translated from the exons ATGACATTATTCATCCCTGATATGGCTGGTCGTCTGTTTTTACTCATCCTCCTTTTCG ATACCTTCCAGTACCTCAAAGCCAAAG ATCTTCCTCAGCCCAGTCTAACAGTGATTCCTGCAGTCATCAAAGAGAGAGACTCAGTTCAGCTGAACTGTCAGactcctccatctgtctctgagTGTTACTTCAAAATGGAAGGGCAAGTAGAATTCACCCTTCCATCACCCTGTCAACAGACACTCACAGGAACACTACTGGTGAGGTGGACAGGTCAGAGTTCACCAGCTGAGGTCAAAATACAATGTCAGTACAATGCTACAGGTTCACAGTTTAGATCCATATACAGTGAGCCTTCAACAGTCACAATTCAGG ACATTCCTCAGCTGACAGTGAGTTCTACAGTCATCAGAGAGACAGAATCAGTTCAGCTGAGTTGTGagactcctccatctctccctgtgtctcactGTTACTTCAACATAGAGGGGGGGAAGAATCTTCCAGACTCATTGTGTACTCAGACAATAACAGGAACTGAGCTGCTCAAGAGGTCTGGTCCAACATTTCCAGCTGTGGTCAAAGTGACGTGTTACTACACTGTATGGAAGTCTCACACATCTCCTTTTAGTGACCCTGTCTCAGTCACTGTTCAGG ACATTGCAGTCAATTTTGAAGGGTACTTCAACATCATCTGTTTGATTCCTGGATCCGTCAGTCCTTACACCACCTGTAACCTGTATGTTGGAGAGGAGAGCCAGCCATCCTTCACAGAAAAGATGTGGAAAGACAAAATCAAAG ATCTGGTGGGAGTTCACATCAGTGATCCAACAACTATACAGACACCTTCTATAGCAG TGGGTTTGACTCCAGGTCCTAGGTCTACTTTGCCGCCCAGCACGACAGTGAGTCCTACAGAAG TTTCAACTGTTACTTGTGCCTTTACCCCAGACACCACAGTGACACCAACTACCA GGTTGACCTCCCCTTTGACCCCTAGCAGGGCAGTGAATCCTTCATCAG CGTCGACTGTTTGCTGTACTTTGACCACTGACACCCCAGCGAGTCCAACTGAAA GAGGTCAAAGCTCCACAGAAAGTGAAGTGGAATCAAACAGTCAAGAAAGCATTCTGT TGGGGCAATTATGGCAGGCAGCAGTGGGTGTGGCTTCTGGAGTGGGCGTGTTCCTGGTAGGTTTGACagctgtctgtctctgcaggagGACCA ACAAAACCAATTCTCAGAG acctacagccagacaggatgatcacagCCAAT GTGATTTGGTGATGGGAGCTATGAGCAGTGCAGGCATGATGGATTCAAGAGATGCTGGGATCTATTCTCTCATCACCTCTGTACCGTCCATGTTTTTGCCCTCAG GTCCTGTGCAGCAATCTGCAAATGAAGAT GCTGATTCAGAGAATGCAGGGGTCTACAGCCTGATCACTTCTGTACCATCCACAACTTTACCATTAG AGAAAACCAATTCTCAGAG acctacagccagacaggatgatcacagACAAT ATGATTTGGTGTCTATGGGAGTGGTGAGCAGCGGAGTCATG gTGGATTCAGGAGATGCTGGAATCGATTCTCAGATCACTTATGTACTGTACGCATTCATGCCCTCAG gtcccgttgatgtggatacaCAGGCATTTGCAAATGAACGT tggctcccgagtggcactgcatctcagtgctag
- the LOC115120308 gene encoding mucin-2-like isoform X7, which translates to MTLFIPDMAGRLFLLILLFDTFQYLKAKDLPQPSLTVIPAVIKERDSVQLNCQTPPSVSECYFKMEGQVEFTLPSPCQQTLTGTLLVRWTGQSSPAEVKIQCQYNATGSQFRSIYSEPSTVTIQDIPQLTVSSTVIRETESVQLSCETPPSLPVSHCYFNIEGGKNLPDSLCTQTITGTELLKRSGPTFPAVVKVTCYYTVWKSHTSPFSDPVSVTVQDIAVNFEGYFNIICLIPGSVSPYTTCNLYVGEESQPSFTEKMWKDKIKDLVGVHISDPTTIQTPSIAVGLTPGPRSTLPPSTTVSPTEVSTVTCAFTPDTTVTPTTTSTVCCTLTTDTPASPTERGQSSTESEVESNSQESILLGQLWQAAVGVASGVGVFLVGLTAVCLCRRTNKTNSQRPTARQDDHSQCDLVMGAMSSAGMMDSRDAGIYSLITSVPSMFLPSGPVQQSANEDADSENAGVYSLITSVPSTTLPLEKTNSQRPTARQDDHRQYDLVSMGVVSSGVMVDSGDAGIDSQITYVLYAFMPSGPVDVDTQAFANERWLPSGTASQC; encoded by the exons ATGACATTATTCATCCCTGATATGGCTGGTCGTCTGTTTTTACTCATCCTCCTTTTCG ATACCTTCCAGTACCTCAAAGCCAAAG ATCTTCCTCAGCCCAGTCTAACAGTGATTCCTGCAGTCATCAAAGAGAGAGACTCAGTTCAGCTGAACTGTCAGactcctccatctgtctctgagTGTTACTTCAAAATGGAAGGGCAAGTAGAATTCACCCTTCCATCACCCTGTCAACAGACACTCACAGGAACACTACTGGTGAGGTGGACAGGTCAGAGTTCACCAGCTGAGGTCAAAATACAATGTCAGTACAATGCTACAGGTTCACAGTTTAGATCCATATACAGTGAGCCTTCAACAGTCACAATTCAGG ACATTCCTCAGCTGACAGTGAGTTCTACAGTCATCAGAGAGACAGAATCAGTTCAGCTGAGTTGTGagactcctccatctctccctgtgtctcactGTTACTTCAACATAGAGGGGGGGAAGAATCTTCCAGACTCATTGTGTACTCAGACAATAACAGGAACTGAGCTGCTCAAGAGGTCTGGTCCAACATTTCCAGCTGTGGTCAAAGTGACGTGTTACTACACTGTATGGAAGTCTCACACATCTCCTTTTAGTGACCCTGTCTCAGTCACTGTTCAGG ACATTGCAGTCAATTTTGAAGGGTACTTCAACATCATCTGTTTGATTCCTGGATCCGTCAGTCCTTACACCACCTGTAACCTGTATGTTGGAGAGGAGAGCCAGCCATCCTTCACAGAAAAGATGTGGAAAGACAAAATCAAAG ATCTGGTGGGAGTTCACATCAGTGATCCAACAACTATACAGACACCTTCTATAGCAG TGGGTTTGACTCCAGGTCCTAGGTCTACTTTGCCGCCCAGCACGACAGTGAGTCCTACAGAAG TTTCAACTGTTACTTGTGCCTTTACCCCAGACACCACAGTGACACCAACTACCA CGTCGACTGTTTGCTGTACTTTGACCACTGACACCCCAGCGAGTCCAACTGAAA GAGGTCAAAGCTCCACAGAAAGTGAAGTGGAATCAAACAGTCAAGAAAGCATTCTGT TGGGGCAATTATGGCAGGCAGCAGTGGGTGTGGCTTCTGGAGTGGGCGTGTTCCTGGTAGGTTTGACagctgtctgtctctgcaggagGACCA ACAAAACCAATTCTCAGAG acctacagccagacaggatgatcacagCCAAT GTGATTTGGTGATGGGAGCTATGAGCAGTGCAGGCATGATGGATTCAAGAGATGCTGGGATCTATTCTCTCATCACCTCTGTACCGTCCATGTTTTTGCCCTCAG GTCCTGTGCAGCAATCTGCAAATGAAGAT GCTGATTCAGAGAATGCAGGGGTCTACAGCCTGATCACTTCTGTACCATCCACAACTTTACCATTAG AGAAAACCAATTCTCAGAG acctacagccagacaggatgatcacagACAAT ATGATTTGGTGTCTATGGGAGTGGTGAGCAGCGGAGTCATG gTGGATTCAGGAGATGCTGGAATCGATTCTCAGATCACTTATGTACTGTACGCATTCATGCCCTCAG gtcccgttgatgtggatacaCAGGCATTTGCAAATGAACGT tggctcccgagtggcactgcatctcagtgctag
- the LOC115120308 gene encoding mucin-2-like isoform X4, translated as MTLFIPDMAGRLFLLILLFDTFQYLKAKDLPQPSLTVIPAVIKERDSVQLNCQTPPSVSECYFKMEGQVEFTLPSPCQQTLTGTLLVRWTGQSSPAEVKIQCQYNATGSQFRSIYSEPSTVTIQDIPQLTVSSTVIRETESVQLSCETPPSLPVSHCYFNIEGGKNLPDSLCTQTITGTELLKRSGPTFPAVVKVTCYYTVWKSHTSPFSDPVSVTVQDIAVNFEGYFNIICLIPGSVSPYTTCNLYVGEESQPSFTEKMWKDKIKDLVGVHISDPTTIQTPSIAVGLTPGPRSTLPPSTTVSPTEDTTVTPTTRLTSPLTPSRAVNPSSDPMISFASASTVCCTLTTDTPASPTERGQSSTESEVESNSQESILLGQLWQAAVGVASGVGVFLVGLTAVCLCRRTNKTNSQRPTARQDDHSQCDLVMGAMSSAGMMDSRDAGIYSLITSVPSMFLPSGPVQQSANEDADSENAGVYSLITSVPSTTLPLEKTNSQRPTARQDDHRQYDLVSMGVVSSGVMVDSGDAGIDSQITYVLYAFMPSGPVDVDTQAFANERWLPSGTASQC; from the exons ATGACATTATTCATCCCTGATATGGCTGGTCGTCTGTTTTTACTCATCCTCCTTTTCG ATACCTTCCAGTACCTCAAAGCCAAAG ATCTTCCTCAGCCCAGTCTAACAGTGATTCCTGCAGTCATCAAAGAGAGAGACTCAGTTCAGCTGAACTGTCAGactcctccatctgtctctgagTGTTACTTCAAAATGGAAGGGCAAGTAGAATTCACCCTTCCATCACCCTGTCAACAGACACTCACAGGAACACTACTGGTGAGGTGGACAGGTCAGAGTTCACCAGCTGAGGTCAAAATACAATGTCAGTACAATGCTACAGGTTCACAGTTTAGATCCATATACAGTGAGCCTTCAACAGTCACAATTCAGG ACATTCCTCAGCTGACAGTGAGTTCTACAGTCATCAGAGAGACAGAATCAGTTCAGCTGAGTTGTGagactcctccatctctccctgtgtctcactGTTACTTCAACATAGAGGGGGGGAAGAATCTTCCAGACTCATTGTGTACTCAGACAATAACAGGAACTGAGCTGCTCAAGAGGTCTGGTCCAACATTTCCAGCTGTGGTCAAAGTGACGTGTTACTACACTGTATGGAAGTCTCACACATCTCCTTTTAGTGACCCTGTCTCAGTCACTGTTCAGG ACATTGCAGTCAATTTTGAAGGGTACTTCAACATCATCTGTTTGATTCCTGGATCCGTCAGTCCTTACACCACCTGTAACCTGTATGTTGGAGAGGAGAGCCAGCCATCCTTCACAGAAAAGATGTGGAAAGACAAAATCAAAG ATCTGGTGGGAGTTCACATCAGTGATCCAACAACTATACAGACACCTTCTATAGCAG TGGGTTTGACTCCAGGTCCTAGGTCTACTTTGCCGCCCAGCACGACAGTGAGTCCTACAGAAG ACACCACAGTGACACCAACTACCA GGTTGACCTCCCCTTTGACCCCTAGCAGGGCAGTGAATCCTTCATCAG ATCCAATGATTTCCTTTGCATCAGCGTCGACTGTTTGCTGTACTTTGACCACTGACACCCCAGCGAGTCCAACTGAAA GAGGTCAAAGCTCCACAGAAAGTGAAGTGGAATCAAACAGTCAAGAAAGCATTCTGT TGGGGCAATTATGGCAGGCAGCAGTGGGTGTGGCTTCTGGAGTGGGCGTGTTCCTGGTAGGTTTGACagctgtctgtctctgcaggagGACCA ACAAAACCAATTCTCAGAG acctacagccagacaggatgatcacagCCAAT GTGATTTGGTGATGGGAGCTATGAGCAGTGCAGGCATGATGGATTCAAGAGATGCTGGGATCTATTCTCTCATCACCTCTGTACCGTCCATGTTTTTGCCCTCAG GTCCTGTGCAGCAATCTGCAAATGAAGAT GCTGATTCAGAGAATGCAGGGGTCTACAGCCTGATCACTTCTGTACCATCCACAACTTTACCATTAG AGAAAACCAATTCTCAGAG acctacagccagacaggatgatcacagACAAT ATGATTTGGTGTCTATGGGAGTGGTGAGCAGCGGAGTCATG gTGGATTCAGGAGATGCTGGAATCGATTCTCAGATCACTTATGTACTGTACGCATTCATGCCCTCAG gtcccgttgatgtggatacaCAGGCATTTGCAAATGAACGT tggctcccgagtggcactgcatctcagtgctag
- the LOC115120308 gene encoding mucin-2-like isoform X1, which yields MTLFIPDMAGRLFLLILLFDTFQYLKAKDLPQPSLTVIPAVIKERDSVQLNCQTPPSVSECYFKMEGQVEFTLPSPCQQTLTGTLLVRWTGQSSPAEVKIQCQYNATGSQFRSIYSEPSTVTIQDIPQLTVSSTVIRETESVQLSCETPPSLPVSHCYFNIEGGKNLPDSLCTQTITGTELLKRSGPTFPAVVKVTCYYTVWKSHTSPFSDPVSVTVQDIAVNFEGYFNIICLIPGSVSPYTTCNLYVGEESQPSFTEKMWKDKIKDLVGVHISDPTTIQTPSIAVGLTPGPRSTLPPSTTVSPTEVSTVTCAFTPDTTVTPTTRLTSPLTPSRAVNPSSDPMISFASASTVCCTLTTDTPASPTERGQSSTESEVESNSQESILLGQLWQAAVGVASGVGVFLVGLTAVCLCRRTNKTNSQRPTARQDDHSQCDLVMGAMSSAGMMDSRDAGIYSLITSVPSMFLPSGPVQQSANEDADSENAGVYSLITSVPSTTLPLEKTNSQRPTARQDDHRQYDLVSMGVVSSGVMVDSGDAGIDSQITYVLYAFMPSGPVDVDTQAFANERWLPSGTASQC from the exons ATGACATTATTCATCCCTGATATGGCTGGTCGTCTGTTTTTACTCATCCTCCTTTTCG ATACCTTCCAGTACCTCAAAGCCAAAG ATCTTCCTCAGCCCAGTCTAACAGTGATTCCTGCAGTCATCAAAGAGAGAGACTCAGTTCAGCTGAACTGTCAGactcctccatctgtctctgagTGTTACTTCAAAATGGAAGGGCAAGTAGAATTCACCCTTCCATCACCCTGTCAACAGACACTCACAGGAACACTACTGGTGAGGTGGACAGGTCAGAGTTCACCAGCTGAGGTCAAAATACAATGTCAGTACAATGCTACAGGTTCACAGTTTAGATCCATATACAGTGAGCCTTCAACAGTCACAATTCAGG ACATTCCTCAGCTGACAGTGAGTTCTACAGTCATCAGAGAGACAGAATCAGTTCAGCTGAGTTGTGagactcctccatctctccctgtgtctcactGTTACTTCAACATAGAGGGGGGGAAGAATCTTCCAGACTCATTGTGTACTCAGACAATAACAGGAACTGAGCTGCTCAAGAGGTCTGGTCCAACATTTCCAGCTGTGGTCAAAGTGACGTGTTACTACACTGTATGGAAGTCTCACACATCTCCTTTTAGTGACCCTGTCTCAGTCACTGTTCAGG ACATTGCAGTCAATTTTGAAGGGTACTTCAACATCATCTGTTTGATTCCTGGATCCGTCAGTCCTTACACCACCTGTAACCTGTATGTTGGAGAGGAGAGCCAGCCATCCTTCACAGAAAAGATGTGGAAAGACAAAATCAAAG ATCTGGTGGGAGTTCACATCAGTGATCCAACAACTATACAGACACCTTCTATAGCAG TGGGTTTGACTCCAGGTCCTAGGTCTACTTTGCCGCCCAGCACGACAGTGAGTCCTACAGAAG TTTCAACTGTTACTTGTGCCTTTACCCCAGACACCACAGTGACACCAACTACCA GGTTGACCTCCCCTTTGACCCCTAGCAGGGCAGTGAATCCTTCATCAG ATCCAATGATTTCCTTTGCATCAGCGTCGACTGTTTGCTGTACTTTGACCACTGACACCCCAGCGAGTCCAACTGAAA GAGGTCAAAGCTCCACAGAAAGTGAAGTGGAATCAAACAGTCAAGAAAGCATTCTGT TGGGGCAATTATGGCAGGCAGCAGTGGGTGTGGCTTCTGGAGTGGGCGTGTTCCTGGTAGGTTTGACagctgtctgtctctgcaggagGACCA ACAAAACCAATTCTCAGAG acctacagccagacaggatgatcacagCCAAT GTGATTTGGTGATGGGAGCTATGAGCAGTGCAGGCATGATGGATTCAAGAGATGCTGGGATCTATTCTCTCATCACCTCTGTACCGTCCATGTTTTTGCCCTCAG GTCCTGTGCAGCAATCTGCAAATGAAGAT GCTGATTCAGAGAATGCAGGGGTCTACAGCCTGATCACTTCTGTACCATCCACAACTTTACCATTAG AGAAAACCAATTCTCAGAG acctacagccagacaggatgatcacagACAAT ATGATTTGGTGTCTATGGGAGTGGTGAGCAGCGGAGTCATG gTGGATTCAGGAGATGCTGGAATCGATTCTCAGATCACTTATGTACTGTACGCATTCATGCCCTCAG gtcccgttgatgtggatacaCAGGCATTTGCAAATGAACGT tggctcccgagtggcactgcatctcagtgctag
- the LOC115120308 gene encoding mucin-2-like isoform X6: MTLFIPDMAGRLFLLILLFDTFQYLKAKDLPQPSLTVIPAVIKERDSVQLNCQTPPSVSECYFKMEGQVEFTLPSPCQQTLTGTLLVRWTGQSSPAEVKIQCQYNATGSQFRSIYSEPSTVTIQDIPQLTVSSTVIRETESVQLSCETPPSLPVSHCYFNIEGGKNLPDSLCTQTITGTELLKRSGPTFPAVVKVTCYYTVWKSHTSPFSDPVSVTVQDIAVNFEGYFNIICLIPGSVSPYTTCNLYVGEESQPSFTEKMWKDKIKDLVGVHISDPTTIQTPSIAVGLTPGPRSTLPPSTTVSPTEDTTVTPTTRLTSPLTPSRAVNPSSASTVCCTLTTDTPASPTERGQSSTESEVESNSQESILLGQLWQAAVGVASGVGVFLVGLTAVCLCRRTNKTNSQRPTARQDDHSQCDLVMGAMSSAGMMDSRDAGIYSLITSVPSMFLPSGPVQQSANEDADSENAGVYSLITSVPSTTLPLEKTNSQRPTARQDDHRQYDLVSMGVVSSGVMVDSGDAGIDSQITYVLYAFMPSGPVDVDTQAFANERWLPSGTASQC, from the exons ATGACATTATTCATCCCTGATATGGCTGGTCGTCTGTTTTTACTCATCCTCCTTTTCG ATACCTTCCAGTACCTCAAAGCCAAAG ATCTTCCTCAGCCCAGTCTAACAGTGATTCCTGCAGTCATCAAAGAGAGAGACTCAGTTCAGCTGAACTGTCAGactcctccatctgtctctgagTGTTACTTCAAAATGGAAGGGCAAGTAGAATTCACCCTTCCATCACCCTGTCAACAGACACTCACAGGAACACTACTGGTGAGGTGGACAGGTCAGAGTTCACCAGCTGAGGTCAAAATACAATGTCAGTACAATGCTACAGGTTCACAGTTTAGATCCATATACAGTGAGCCTTCAACAGTCACAATTCAGG ACATTCCTCAGCTGACAGTGAGTTCTACAGTCATCAGAGAGACAGAATCAGTTCAGCTGAGTTGTGagactcctccatctctccctgtgtctcactGTTACTTCAACATAGAGGGGGGGAAGAATCTTCCAGACTCATTGTGTACTCAGACAATAACAGGAACTGAGCTGCTCAAGAGGTCTGGTCCAACATTTCCAGCTGTGGTCAAAGTGACGTGTTACTACACTGTATGGAAGTCTCACACATCTCCTTTTAGTGACCCTGTCTCAGTCACTGTTCAGG ACATTGCAGTCAATTTTGAAGGGTACTTCAACATCATCTGTTTGATTCCTGGATCCGTCAGTCCTTACACCACCTGTAACCTGTATGTTGGAGAGGAGAGCCAGCCATCCTTCACAGAAAAGATGTGGAAAGACAAAATCAAAG ATCTGGTGGGAGTTCACATCAGTGATCCAACAACTATACAGACACCTTCTATAGCAG TGGGTTTGACTCCAGGTCCTAGGTCTACTTTGCCGCCCAGCACGACAGTGAGTCCTACAGAAG ACACCACAGTGACACCAACTACCA GGTTGACCTCCCCTTTGACCCCTAGCAGGGCAGTGAATCCTTCATCAG CGTCGACTGTTTGCTGTACTTTGACCACTGACACCCCAGCGAGTCCAACTGAAA GAGGTCAAAGCTCCACAGAAAGTGAAGTGGAATCAAACAGTCAAGAAAGCATTCTGT TGGGGCAATTATGGCAGGCAGCAGTGGGTGTGGCTTCTGGAGTGGGCGTGTTCCTGGTAGGTTTGACagctgtctgtctctgcaggagGACCA ACAAAACCAATTCTCAGAG acctacagccagacaggatgatcacagCCAAT GTGATTTGGTGATGGGAGCTATGAGCAGTGCAGGCATGATGGATTCAAGAGATGCTGGGATCTATTCTCTCATCACCTCTGTACCGTCCATGTTTTTGCCCTCAG GTCCTGTGCAGCAATCTGCAAATGAAGAT GCTGATTCAGAGAATGCAGGGGTCTACAGCCTGATCACTTCTGTACCATCCACAACTTTACCATTAG AGAAAACCAATTCTCAGAG acctacagccagacaggatgatcacagACAAT ATGATTTGGTGTCTATGGGAGTGGTGAGCAGCGGAGTCATG gTGGATTCAGGAGATGCTGGAATCGATTCTCAGATCACTTATGTACTGTACGCATTCATGCCCTCAG gtcccgttgatgtggatacaCAGGCATTTGCAAATGAACGT tggctcccgagtggcactgcatctcagtgctag